A genomic segment from Desulfonatronum lacustre DSM 10312 encodes:
- a CDS encoding response regulator: protein MPQKILIVDDEAHLRMLLEQTLEDLVEENGVELLTASDGREAVEMIREHRPDLVFLDVMMPHMNGHEVCEQVARDEHLRDLPIVLLTARGQDLDRRRGLELGACRYMTKPFDPDDILELARQLLALE, encoded by the coding sequence ATGCCCCAAAAAATTCTGATCGTGGACGACGAGGCGCACCTTCGAATGCTGCTGGAACAGACCCTGGAAGATCTGGTCGAGGAAAACGGCGTTGAATTGTTGACCGCCTCGGATGGTCGCGAGGCGGTGGAGATGATTCGCGAGCACCGTCCGGACCTGGTTTTCCTGGACGTGATGATGCCCCATATGAATGGGCACGAGGTCTGCGAACAGGTGGCCCGGGACGAGCATTTACGCGACCTGCCTATCGTCCTGCTCACGGCCAGGGGCCAGGATCTGGATCGTCGTCGGGGACTGGAGCTGGGAGCGTGCCGGTACATGACCAAACCCTTTGACCCTGACGATATACTGGAACTGGCCAGGCAATTGCTGGCTTTGGAGTAG